The following proteins are co-located in the Candidatus Methanogranum gryphiswaldense genome:
- the purF gene encoding amidophosphoribosyltransferase: MTGPEHKCGVVGIAAPYNVVPALQKSLMIIQHRGQESAGISIFGDNGIQTVKNTGLVQVALSKDKLTGLDGKVGIGHVRYSTTGSKGIMNAQPFTVTSSFGTVAVAHNGDITNYKDLRVRYLAEGMSLFTDSDTELATNILVIHLAEFKDPIRALKVMMTEVEASYAMTILLNGRLFGIRDPYGLRPLCIGQIDDGYMLVSESAAIDALRGKFVRDVIPGEIVEITKDGVISHGGLIDSKQKAYCMFEWVYFARPDSVIDGREVYAVRKNIGEILARECPADVDIIMPVPDSGRAHAIGFSIASGIPYEEGFMKNRFAERTFILPDQKDREVAVSMKMNPIKSTVEGKRLLIVDDSIVRGTTLKKLISMLREAGAKEVHVRVGSPPVIAPCYYGVDMKSREQFIANNHSVDEIRQIIGADSLGYISIKGLIEAIGKSKNELCLACINAEYPTRIPGEKERFQSTLNVKYEPVIGKI; the protein is encoded by the coding sequence ATGACGGGACCTGAACACAAATGCGGTGTTGTGGGCATAGCAGCCCCCTACAACGTTGTTCCTGCTTTGCAGAAGTCCCTCATGATAATTCAGCACCGCGGACAGGAAAGCGCGGGAATCTCCATTTTTGGTGATAACGGGATCCAGACCGTGAAGAACACGGGTCTGGTCCAAGTCGCTTTAAGTAAAGATAAATTGACTGGTCTTGATGGTAAAGTTGGGATCGGTCACGTCAGATATTCTACGACAGGGTCCAAGGGCATCATGAACGCCCAGCCTTTTACGGTAACTTCCAGTTTCGGTACCGTTGCAGTGGCCCACAATGGTGACATTACAAATTACAAGGACCTCAGGGTGCGTTATTTGGCGGAAGGGATGTCGCTTTTCACAGATTCGGATACCGAATTGGCGACGAACATCCTCGTCATACATCTGGCAGAATTCAAGGATCCGATCAGGGCTTTGAAGGTCATGATGACGGAGGTCGAGGCGTCATATGCGATGACGATACTTTTGAACGGAAGATTATTCGGTATCAGGGACCCATATGGCCTCAGGCCCCTTTGCATCGGACAGATCGACGACGGATACATGCTCGTCTCGGAGAGTGCTGCCATCGATGCACTAAGGGGAAAATTCGTGAGAGATGTGATTCCGGGCGAGATCGTGGAGATCACCAAGGACGGTGTGATCTCCCATGGCGGTTTGATCGATTCTAAACAGAAAGCTTATTGCATGTTCGAATGGGTGTATTTCGCAAGACCCGATTCGGTCATTGACGGAAGAGAGGTCTACGCGGTCAGGAAGAACATAGGGGAGATATTGGCCAGGGAATGTCCTGCTGATGTGGACATAATCATGCCTGTTCCCGATTCGGGGCGCGCTCATGCCATCGGATTCTCCATTGCCTCAGGCATACCTTACGAGGAAGGGTTCATGAAGAACCGTTTTGCCGAGAGGACATTCATACTTCCAGACCAGAAGGACAGAGAGGTGGCGGTATCGATGAAGATGAATCCTATCAAGAGCACCGTAGAGGGAAAGCGTCTTCTCATTGTCGATGACAGTATAGTAAGGGGGACGACCCTTAAGAAATTGATATCCATGCTCAGGGAGGCAGGTGCCAAGGAGGTGCATGTCCGCGTCGGAAGTCCGCCGGTCATAGCACCTTGCTATTATGGTGTGGACATGAAGTCCAGAGAGCAATTCATAGCCAACAATCACAGTGTTGATGAGATAAGACAGATCATCGGTGCGGATTCATTGGGTTATATCAGTATAAAAGGGCTCATAGAGGCCATAGGCAAGTCGAAGAACGAGCTTTGCCTGGCCTGTATAAACGCTGAGTACCCCACACGCATTCCGGGCGAGAAGGAAAGATTCCAGTCGACCCTCAATGTGAAGTATGAACCAGTCATCGGAAAGATTTAA
- a CDS encoding 50S ribosomal protein L37e, with amino-acid sequence MGTGTSAKGRHNTNKTHIPCRRCGKRSYHARKGVCASCGYGKTAKMRTYAWAKLRE; translated from the coding sequence ATGGGAACGGGAACATCAGCAAAGGGAAGACACAACACGAACAAGACGCATATCCCCTGCCGCAGGTGCGGAAAACGCTCTTACCATGCAAGGAAAGGGGTATGTGCCTCTTGCGGATACGGTAAGACTGCAAAAATGAGAACTTACGCTTGGGCAAAGCTTCGTGAATAA
- a CDS encoding small nuclear ribonucleoprotein (Enables 3` processing of polyadenylated mRNAs and tRNA precursors), with the protein MMKPLTVLSQASNKNVIVELKGKREYRGVLDGYDPHMNVVLKNAEEFYDGNSVRKISLVIVRGDNVIYISP; encoded by the coding sequence ATGATGAAACCATTGACAGTCCTCAGTCAGGCGTCTAACAAGAATGTTATCGTCGAGCTTAAAGGCAAAAGAGAGTACAGAGGGGTCCTTGACGGATACGATCCTCACATGAACGTAGTACTCAAAAACGCTGAGGAGTTCTATGATGGGAATTCCGTAAGGAAGATCAGCTTGGTCATTGTCCGCGGGGACAACGTAATTTACATTTCACCATAA
- a CDS encoding YkgJ family cysteine cluster protein, which produces MADYEVDYSDIVGRKVECPEGCGLCCLCQPEVLPEERSFFREKHPDKLVMSKGPEPYLALAMKRGCGSCAFLSNGTRKCQIYDHRTAYCRQYPYHIYVSDRVKVELDLSCRGVWTGNGNDAIVEAKDIVARADRRIRVALSESRSVYDQFYANCKEAGVLSDQSILRMTVSENLNNFTDLGYISKVMELSEIEPVMTLDNIQRETRPDMLELELAARESALESMATKDPLNAPVYCDENWNWNIFMAQDEKMTWNVLTDSGELEEKGSVYVSDIPLKPLDEEGAKVLADYIEILNGRDSFMGSVFSLMDYNDYEDDMANAYYGCLSTTILDLMWRASMLDHFTGCGMGAKGMKEAIIFYDMDRLDAPTIGAFV; this is translated from the coding sequence TTGGCTGATTATGAGGTAGATTATTCGGACATCGTTGGAAGAAAGGTCGAGTGTCCAGAGGGCTGTGGGCTATGCTGTCTGTGTCAGCCGGAGGTCCTTCCGGAAGAGAGGTCATTCTTCAGGGAGAAGCATCCTGACAAACTGGTCATGAGCAAAGGTCCTGAACCCTATCTTGCCTTGGCGATGAAGAGAGGATGCGGTTCATGTGCATTCCTTTCCAATGGCACGAGGAAGTGCCAGATATACGATCACAGGACGGCGTACTGTAGACAATACCCCTATCACATATATGTCAGCGACAGGGTGAAGGTCGAGTTGGACCTCTCATGTAGGGGGGTCTGGACTGGGAACGGTAATGATGCTATCGTAGAGGCGAAGGATATAGTTGCAAGGGCCGATAGAAGAATAAGGGTCGCTCTCTCAGAGTCAAGATCAGTTTACGACCAATTTTATGCGAACTGTAAGGAGGCGGGGGTTCTTTCAGACCAGTCCATACTCAGGATGACAGTATCTGAAAATCTAAATAACTTCACAGATCTGGGTTATATCAGTAAAGTAATGGAATTATCAGAGATCGAACCTGTGATGACCCTTGATAACATTCAGCGGGAGACAAGGCCCGACATGTTAGAGCTCGAGTTAGCAGCTAGGGAATCTGCTCTAGAGTCCATGGCGACAAAGGACCCTCTCAATGCACCGGTATATTGTGATGAGAATTGGAACTGGAACATATTCATGGCGCAGGATGAGAAGATGACATGGAATGTCCTTACGGATTCTGGTGAATTGGAGGAGAAGGGGTCGGTATATGTCAGCGACATACCATTGAAACCTCTGGACGAGGAGGGCGCAAAGGTCTTGGCCGATTACATAGAGATACTGAATGGAAGGGATAGTTTCATGGGCAGTGTGTTCTCATTGATGGACTATAACGATTATGAGGACGACATGGCCAATGCATATTACGGATGTTTGTCGACCACAATACTTGACCTAATGTGGAGAGCATCGATGCTGGACCATTTCACAGGATGCGGTATGGGTGCCAAAGGAATGAAGGAAGCGATAATCTTCTACGATATGGATCGTCTAGACGCTCCGACCATAGGCGCCTTTGTGTGA
- a CDS encoding dihydroorotase family protein: MDIETVIEGRAFVNGELSYTEIGISGGKIVAVGKMVRGGDERIDIGTSKMVLPGFMDPHVHFRDPGMTQKEDFSTGSLSAVCGGVTAVLDMPNTKPPVSNLDALMSKKSTVRKRAYTDYGLFAAVTPGCRVGAMAPLVPGFKLFMGSTTGEILLNDDAEIASIMEDIRITGKRLSVHAEDDRMILREPEKCTKDHLRNRPVQAEHNAINRLGRYKGCKVNICHNTNAESLQLASSYGFTTEVTLHHLLFDVERHTTAEYKVNPPIRDPGTRDKLWRAFLDGKATMIGTDHAPHTTSEKSQDFDSAPGGIPGVETTMPILMNMVKKEMVPLNQVVSMGAENPAKAFGVRKGTIAVGYDADFAIFDLRKTTKIEVRKLHSKAGHSPYDGMEAIFPDTVIIRGEIQVQDGEFCGDRIGEDIFG; encoded by the coding sequence ATGGACATAGAGACCGTGATTGAGGGAAGGGCATTCGTCAACGGGGAACTGAGCTATACCGAGATAGGCATAAGCGGAGGGAAGATAGTGGCCGTTGGCAAGATGGTCCGCGGAGGGGATGAGAGGATCGATATCGGGACCAGTAAGATGGTCCTTCCCGGATTCATGGATCCGCACGTCCATTTTAGAGATCCAGGTATGACGCAGAAGGAGGATTTTTCCACTGGATCCCTGTCTGCTGTTTGCGGGGGGGTGACGGCCGTACTCGATATGCCGAACACAAAACCTCCTGTATCGAATTTAGACGCATTGATGTCCAAGAAGTCGACGGTAAGGAAAAGAGCATACACGGATTACGGGCTCTTCGCCGCTGTAACGCCCGGTTGCAGGGTCGGAGCGATGGCCCCGCTGGTGCCAGGATTCAAATTGTTCATGGGTTCGACCACAGGGGAGATACTTCTCAATGATGATGCGGAGATCGCTTCGATAATGGAAGACATACGCATAACCGGAAAGAGACTTAGCGTTCATGCCGAGGATGATAGGATGATCCTCAGGGAACCTGAGAAGTGCACCAAGGACCATCTCAGGAATCGTCCGGTCCAAGCAGAGCACAACGCCATCAACAGATTGGGGCGTTACAAGGGATGTAAGGTCAATATATGCCATAATACGAATGCTGAGAGCCTTCAGTTGGCATCCTCATACGGATTCACGACCGAGGTCACTTTGCACCATCTTCTGTTCGATGTGGAACGTCATACTACCGCCGAGTACAAGGTGAATCCTCCGATAAGGGACCCAGGCACAAGAGACAAGCTTTGGAGGGCCTTCTTGGACGGAAAAGCGACGATGATAGGTACCGACCACGCTCCACATACAACTTCGGAGAAGTCCCAGGATTTTGATTCCGCTCCAGGCGGTATCCCAGGAGTGGAGACGACGATGCCAATACTAATGAACATGGTTAAGAAAGAAATGGTTCCGTTGAACCAGGTCGTCTCTATGGGGGCAGAGAATCCCGCAAAGGCATTCGGAGTGAGAAAAGGAACGATAGCTGTCGGGTACGATGCAGATTTCGCGATATTCGACCTTCGTAAGACAACCAAGATAGAAGTTAGGAAACTCCACAGCAAGGCAGGGCACTCCCCATACGATGGGATGGAGGCAATATTCCCCGATACAGTCATAATCAGGGGAGAGATACAGGTGCAAGACGGCGAGTTCTGTGGGGATCGCATCGGAGAGGATATATTTGGCTGA
- a CDS encoding TIGR00296 family protein has protein sequence MIFTDEDGRIAVKTARSVVDAESAGRKIDPVLPDSFSQKSGVFVTISWYPSGELRGCIGFPEPVFSLSEALVKAASFACHDPRFMPLTLREAKECTVEVTILTTPVELEFSGTSEMLSQIEIGRDGVIMESTGQRALFLPQVAPEQGWNKEQMFGALSFKAGLNRNAWKGKGVRVWTFRGEVFSEIMPYGEVVRK, from the coding sequence ATGATCTTCACAGATGAGGACGGTAGGATCGCTGTCAAGACGGCACGTAGTGTCGTCGATGCGGAGAGTGCTGGAAGGAAGATCGATCCAGTCCTTCCGGATTCGTTCTCCCAAAAGAGTGGCGTCTTTGTCACGATATCCTGGTATCCCTCAGGCGAATTGAGAGGCTGCATAGGGTTTCCGGAACCTGTATTCTCCCTGAGCGAGGCATTGGTAAAGGCAGCTTCATTCGCATGTCACGATCCAAGATTCATGCCGCTCACGCTCAGAGAGGCCAAGGAATGTACCGTAGAGGTGACCATATTGACGACTCCCGTGGAACTTGAGTTCAGCGGAACATCGGAGATGTTGTCCCAAATAGAGATCGGAAGGGACGGCGTGATCATGGAGTCCACCGGTCAGCGGGCGTTGTTCTTGCCCCAGGTCGCGCCCGAGCAGGGTTGGAACAAGGAACAGATGTTCGGTGCGCTCTCTTTCAAGGCGGGCCTTAACAGGAACGCATGGAAGGGCAAAGGTGTGCGTGTCTGGACATTCAGAGGAGAGGTATTCTCCGAGATAATGCCTTATGGCGAAGTGGTGAGAAAATAA
- a CDS encoding ArsA family ATPase, whose amino-acid sequence MRTIIFNGKGGVGKTSVAAATARRIAQNGHRTIIMSVDTAHSLGDSYEVQLGAEIKNIAPNLDALELDIVHEMSTKWNAISEYIAAFMLSQGVNDISAEEMAILPGMEMVAALFYVLQFKDSGQYDVVVIDTAPTGETLRLLSFPDVSNWYIEKMYGMFKRLISIARYTVGKVMDIPLPSKEVMQSIEDIKVNMERVKEILEDHEHTTIRLVLNPEKMAIVETRRSYTYLCLYNKTVECLVINKIYPKEAEGPFFKDKLIEQEKHIAEIHQSFDPLKIMSAYMMPTELHGPDMLDNMATMIYGESDPIEVYATESPMHFETKKDIDYLYIKMPFIDESTVELFKTNDNSIIIQTSGQRRTVTLPLTLKSAEMLGAEFRDGSLVVKFRRKSNAVKED is encoded by the coding sequence ATGAGGACGATCATATTCAACGGTAAGGGTGGAGTGGGCAAAACCTCCGTTGCAGCAGCTACGGCCCGCAGGATTGCTCAGAACGGCCATCGTACGATCATAATGAGTGTCGATACTGCTCATTCCTTAGGAGATTCCTACGAGGTGCAGTTAGGAGCAGAGATCAAGAACATCGCTCCGAATCTCGACGCCCTTGAACTGGACATTGTCCACGAGATGAGTACCAAATGGAATGCCATAAGTGAATACATTGCGGCTTTCATGCTTTCTCAGGGTGTCAATGACATTTCTGCAGAGGAAATGGCCATACTTCCCGGAATGGAAATGGTAGCGGCATTGTTCTACGTACTTCAGTTCAAGGACAGCGGTCAGTATGATGTCGTCGTCATCGATACAGCACCTACAGGAGAGACCCTCAGACTGCTTAGTTTTCCGGATGTTTCGAATTGGTACATCGAGAAGATGTACGGCATGTTCAAGAGATTGATATCGATCGCCAGATACACCGTCGGAAAGGTCATGGACATTCCTTTGCCTTCCAAGGAGGTCATGCAATCCATCGAGGATATAAAGGTCAATATGGAACGTGTCAAGGAGATCCTGGAGGATCACGAGCACACGACAATACGTCTCGTTCTCAATCCCGAAAAGATGGCCATAGTGGAGACCAGGCGCTCATACACTTATCTTTGCCTCTACAACAAGACCGTCGAGTGTCTTGTGATAAACAAGATATATCCCAAAGAGGCCGAAGGCCCCTTCTTCAAGGATAAATTGATCGAGCAGGAAAAGCACATTGCAGAGATACATCAATCGTTCGATCCATTAAAGATCATGTCCGCATATATGATGCCCACAGAGTTGCATGGACCCGATATGCTCGACAATATGGCGACAATGATCTATGGCGAATCAGATCCCATCGAGGTCTATGCGACCGAAAGCCCGATGCATTTTGAGACCAAGAAAGACATAGACTATCTTTACATCAAAATGCCTTTTATCGACGAGAGTACGGTGGAACTCTTTAAGACCAATGATAACTCTATTATAATTCAGACAAGCGGTCAGAGAAGGACCGTCACTCTGCCTCTGACGCTCAAGAGCGCGGAAATGCTCGGAGCCGAGTTCAGGGACGGAAGTCTCGTAGTAAAGTTCAGGAGGAAATCAAATGCCGTCAAAGAAGACTGA
- a CDS encoding 30S ribosomal protein S3ae yields MAGASAASKKAKGNAGRKVKDKWKAKEWYSVHAPHMFNEVVIGETPSADPEYLIGRTSEVTVQDLTGDFSKMHIKLKFKINAVDGHDAKTTFIGHDLTSDYVRRLTRRKKTKTDHVVDVTTSDNFLIRVKTMSIAERRIQSSQEIGMRHVIGVTLLEMGSKMTVAELIKSIISGDLAKDLARACRVVIPMKRIEIRKTEVLKVGDGEPECIIEVRPVSEAQPKETSEESEETEEVEAETEESEETVKE; encoded by the coding sequence ATGGCAGGAGCAAGCGCAGCATCAAAGAAAGCTAAAGGAAATGCAGGCCGTAAGGTCAAAGACAAGTGGAAAGCGAAGGAGTGGTACTCTGTTCACGCACCTCATATGTTCAATGAGGTCGTCATCGGAGAGACCCCCTCAGCAGACCCCGAGTATCTTATCGGAAGGACGTCCGAGGTCACAGTTCAGGACCTCACTGGTGACTTCTCCAAGATGCACATAAAGCTAAAATTCAAGATCAATGCGGTAGATGGGCACGATGCAAAGACAACTTTCATCGGACACGATCTCACAAGCGATTACGTCAGAAGGCTTACCCGCAGAAAGAAGACAAAGACCGACCACGTCGTCGATGTCACAACATCAGATAACTTCCTCATAAGGGTCAAGACGATGTCTATCGCCGAGAGAAGGATCCAGTCCTCTCAAGAGATCGGAATGAGGCATGTCATAGGTGTGACCCTTCTCGAGATGGGATCCAAGATGACTGTAGCAGAACTTATCAAATCCATCATATCCGGTGATCTGGCAAAGGATCTCGCAAGAGCATGCCGTGTCGTCATCCCCATGAAGAGGATAGAGATAAGGAAGACCGAGGTTCTCAAGGTCGGAGACGGAGAGCCTGAGTGTATAATTGAGGTCCGTCCTGTGTCCGAGGCTCAGCCTAAAGAAACTTCCGAGGAATCAGAAGAGACCGAAGAAGTAGAGGCAGAGACTGAGGAATCAGAAGAGACCGTCAAAGAGTGA
- the hdrB gene encoding CoB--CoM heterodisulfide reductase subunit B — MAKYAFFLGCIAPLRYPGVEKSTRVVCERLGVELVDLEDASCCPAPGVIRAFSKATWLAAAARNLALAEAKGLPIVTICNGCYGSLFEAAHELNHNPEELAKVNKILKEIGMEYKGTTKVYHFAEVLYKDVGIAKIKEKITNPLDYKVAAFYGCHFLKPSSIKELDDPENAHVLDDLVEATGAKSMPRKQKMLCCGAGGGLKAAFGDVAKEFTKTNLENMQASGAQYIVDICPFCQMQFDTVQGDLGYKIPVLHLCQLYGIAMGMSEAELGLSAHVVPVKL, encoded by the coding sequence ATGGCAAAATACGCATTTTTCCTAGGTTGCATCGCACCTCTGAGATACCCAGGTGTCGAGAAATCCACAAGGGTCGTTTGCGAGAGGCTCGGAGTAGAGCTCGTAGACCTCGAGGACGCAAGCTGCTGTCCTGCACCCGGAGTCATCAGGGCTTTCAGCAAAGCTACATGGCTTGCCGCGGCTGCCAGGAACCTCGCACTTGCTGAGGCAAAAGGCCTTCCGATCGTCACCATCTGCAACGGATGTTACGGATCACTCTTCGAGGCAGCACATGAGCTGAATCATAACCCTGAAGAGCTCGCAAAGGTCAACAAGATCCTCAAAGAGATCGGAATGGAATACAAAGGTACAACCAAGGTCTACCATTTCGCTGAGGTCCTTTACAAGGATGTCGGTATCGCGAAGATCAAAGAGAAGATCACCAACCCCCTCGACTACAAGGTAGCTGCATTCTACGGATGTCACTTCCTTAAGCCCAGCTCCATAAAGGAGCTCGACGATCCCGAGAACGCACATGTTCTTGACGATCTCGTTGAGGCAACAGGTGCCAAGAGCATGCCCAGAAAGCAGAAGATGCTATGCTGCGGTGCAGGAGGAGGTCTCAAAGCCGCCTTCGGAGATGTTGCAAAAGAGTTCACCAAGACCAATCTTGAGAACATGCAGGCATCCGGAGCACAGTACATAGTCGATATCTGTCCTTTCTGTCAGATGCAGTTCGACACAGTCCAGGGAGACCTTGGATACAAGATCCCTGTCCTTCACCTCTGCCAGCTCTATGGTATCGCGATGGGTATGTCTGAGGCCGAATTGGGCCTCAGTGCACACGTTGTGCCTGTTAAACTCTGA
- the hdrC gene encoding CoB--CoM heterodisulfide reductase subunit C — MCFQCGTCTAGCPSGRRTSYRVRKLMRMAQLGLKDEIVNSDELWECSTCYTCVERCPRQVPIVDVVVALRNIAVSEGHIRANHKVTATNFYKSGHTVQINDKIKAQRKSIGLPEVPPTVLSNKDAMAQLDKILKATGFNKIVE; from the coding sequence ATGTGTTTCCAGTGCGGAACATGTACCGCAGGATGCCCGTCTGGAAGGCGTACTTCCTACAGGGTAAGGAAACTCATGAGAATGGCACAGCTCGGCCTCAAGGACGAGATCGTAAACAGTGACGAGCTTTGGGAGTGCAGTACCTGTTACACATGTGTTGAAAGGTGCCCTCGCCAGGTCCCGATTGTCGATGTGGTCGTCGCTCTTAGGAACATTGCAGTTTCAGAGGGACACATCCGTGCTAACCACAAAGTGACCGCAACCAACTTCTACAAGAGCGGGCACACAGTTCAGATCAATGATAAGATAAAGGCGCAGAGAAAGAGCATCGGTCTTCCCGAAGTTCCTCCCACAGTCCTTTCGAACAAAGATGCCATGGCCCAGCTCGATAAGATCCTGAAGGCCACTGGATTCAACAAGATCGTGGAGTGA
- a CDS encoding LysR family transcriptional regulator → MDLNVRTEQVINGHTITNRQLEILKTVAVTGSKTSAAKRLGISVPVVHRYIGTIEDAVGSPVTKSTPAGTILTDEGKQIVMTYDSTELRCCDDHGFTVCCSPVTEDLMMTVLSALKMLDVELVISDDEHNLRMMRENLADFAIIDDPLYLFDADEFEATEIGYMGMVFVDNGDSFIRYRYGAQRVAFMFLDTMDRKYNIDSETFSLPELLGSSKSFFVDEFLLLRKGLRMKSAVDPKILRHAITAIYRREDKQITRILRALLAKNIK, encoded by the coding sequence GTGGATTTGAATGTAAGGACGGAGCAGGTGATAAACGGGCACACCATCACGAACCGTCAGTTGGAGATTCTTAAGACCGTTGCTGTGACTGGTAGCAAGACGTCTGCCGCCAAGAGGCTGGGGATCTCCGTTCCCGTCGTTCACAGGTACATAGGTACCATAGAGGATGCGGTCGGTTCACCAGTGACAAAATCCACCCCGGCAGGGACCATTCTAACCGATGAAGGAAAACAGATCGTTATGACATACGATTCAACGGAATTGAGATGTTGCGACGATCACGGTTTCACAGTGTGTTGCAGTCCCGTCACCGAGGATCTTATGATGACGGTGCTCTCAGCATTAAAGATGTTGGATGTAGAATTGGTGATATCCGATGATGAACACAACCTTAGGATGATGAGGGAGAATCTCGCGGACTTCGCCATCATTGATGATCCGTTGTATCTGTTCGATGCTGATGAGTTCGAGGCAACAGAGATCGGTTATATGGGGATGGTCTTCGTCGATAACGGGGATTCCTTCATAAGGTATAGGTATGGAGCGCAGAGGGTTGCGTTCATGTTCTTGGATACCATGGACCGTAAGTACAACATCGATTCAGAGACCTTCTCTTTGCCTGAACTTCTTGGATCGAGCAAGAGCTTCTTCGTCGACGAGTTCCTTCTACTGAGAAAGGGCCTTAGGATGAAGAGTGCTGTCGATCCAAAGATACTCAGACATGCCATCACTGCGATATATCGTAGAGAAGATAAGCAGATAACTAGGATACTGCGGGCACTGCTGGCAAAGAATATAAAATGA
- a CDS encoding DUF1538 domain-containing protein, protein MLDFKKQLIDVGRTTLPISALIIILDILLLEPSVNEFSLVLLCCAFIVLGFTLFLYGVDIGVIPMGIAIGSEMPKRNSVPFIITVVFIISITVTIAEPDISVFSNMVCRVYSTVQFWPLVLSIAVGVGTFLVIAAMRLILNLSLRLLLTVGYAIVIMLALITPEAFLGVAFDAGGVTTGPMTIPVLLAMGMGICITISSRNSMSGFGMIGLASIGPIIALLIYGILMDPGQTTVVTETVTNSNIGQLTIIHQLLECTKDVLLAVGPLYMIFLIFQKYFLHYTWRDFRIMSIGIGIASFGIILFLTGVYAGFMPLADKLGEYMAENDYGILILILGAVIGLLVIMAEPAVKILSTQVESASNGTLTRRSITLVIAVGVATFVGIGMYLLSIGAMSMYYLLPIYAIAIILVWFIDEDLVGITYDAGGVATGPMSVAVIMTMYAAIAETVYSGSGTVHAFGAIALIALAPIISLSILGLITRRNKNKNKNNKTSDQI, encoded by the coding sequence ATGTTGGATTTCAAAAAACAACTGATCGACGTCGGTAGGACCACTCTGCCCATAAGTGCATTGATCATCATACTGGACATTCTTCTGTTAGAACCTTCTGTGAACGAGTTCTCATTGGTATTACTATGTTGTGCTTTCATAGTGCTTGGATTCACTCTTTTCCTGTATGGCGTAGATATCGGTGTGATCCCTATGGGCATAGCCATAGGGTCAGAGATGCCTAAACGCAACTCGGTGCCTTTCATAATAACTGTGGTGTTCATAATCAGCATCACCGTGACCATCGCAGAGCCCGATATCTCTGTTTTCAGCAATATGGTTTGCAGAGTGTATTCGACCGTACAATTCTGGCCACTCGTCCTGTCCATCGCAGTTGGAGTAGGCACATTCCTCGTGATCGCCGCGATGAGGCTGATACTGAACCTTTCTCTACGCCTTCTCTTGACCGTTGGCTATGCGATAGTCATAATGTTAGCACTGATAACTCCGGAAGCCTTTCTTGGAGTGGCATTCGATGCAGGTGGTGTCACCACAGGACCGATGACAATTCCAGTACTCCTGGCGATGGGGATGGGTATCTGCATAACGATCTCCTCCAGGAACAGCATGAGCGGATTCGGAATGATCGGTCTTGCATCCATAGGCCCTATAATCGCTTTACTGATATACGGTATTCTTATGGATCCTGGACAGACCACTGTCGTTACGGAGACCGTAACCAATAGCAACATCGGTCAATTAACGATAATACATCAACTTCTGGAATGCACCAAAGATGTCCTGCTGGCAGTTGGCCCTCTCTACATGATCTTCCTGATATTCCAAAAATATTTCCTACATTACACATGGAGAGACTTCAGGATAATGAGCATCGGTATCGGAATAGCATCATTCGGAATCATATTGTTCCTGACCGGAGTGTATGCTGGATTCATGCCTCTCGCAGACAAACTCGGAGAATACATGGCCGAGAACGACTATGGGATACTCATACTGATCTTGGGTGCCGTTATAGGGCTCTTGGTGATAATGGCCGAACCGGCTGTAAAGATACTTAGTACCCAAGTGGAATCGGCATCTAATGGTACGCTCACAAGAAGATCCATCACACTGGTGATAGCGGTTGGCGTAGCTACATTCGTAGGTATAGGGATGTATCTGCTTTCAATAGGGGCGATGTCCATGTACTACCTCCTACCGATCTATGCGATAGCAATAATATTGGTCTGGTTCATAGATGAGGACCTGGTGGGCATAACATATGATGCCGGAGGCGTAGCAACAGGCCCCATGTCCGTCGCGGTGATAATGACGATGTACGCTGCCATAGCCGAGACCGTTTACTCAGGAAGCGGAACGGTACACGCATTCGGCGCAATAGCCCTCATAGCGTTGGCACCTATAATCTCTTTGTCTATACTGGGACTTATTACCCGTAGGAATAAAAACAAAAATAAAAATAACAAAACTAGCGACCAGATCTAA